From the Lactobacillus johnsonii genome, the window AGGCAAAAAGCTTCACTTTATTTGTCTAGATGGTGATACTCACAAAGTTGTTCAAATTCTTAGAACTCGTTTCAAACCTGATATTCTACGCTATTTTTACAAGTTCACTCCTAAAGCTCGTGCAATGGTTAAAACAGTAACTATGGATCTTAATTGTTATTATCCTTTAGTTGCTAGAGAATTATTTCCAAATGCTCAGATAGTTATTGACCGTTTTCATATGGTTCAAATGCTTACTAGATCGTTTAATATTTTCAGAGTTCAAATCATGAAGCAATTTAATAAAAGAAGCCGTGAATATAAGCTTTTAAAGTCCCCTTGGAAGCTTTATCTCATGAAATATGACAAACTTAATAAGACTACTCCTTATTACGACTGGCATTTTAAGGACTGTCTAACACAGGAACATGTTGTCTTAGATGGTTTAGATTGTGACCAAACCTTAGAAAATACTTATTGGGTTATGCAGGACTTTATGACTGCTATTCAGGATAACGATGAAAAGAAAGTTATCCATCTACTTCATTCAAAACAAAATGTTGGTAAACAAATGCATCAAACTCTATTAACTTTTAAACGTAATTATTCTGGTGTCCTAAACGGTATTACCTCAACTTATTCTAATGGTTGTCTTGAAGGAGTTAACCGTAAGATTAAACAAATTGAACGTACTGCTTATGGCTATAGAAATTTCAAACATTTATTAATTAGAATTAGACTCGAAGAAAATATTATAAAAGAAAAGGAATCAAACAGCTATTTCTTAGCTGCTTAATTCCTTCTTAAAATTATCCATCAACAGGATTTGCAAAAGAGCCTTTTTTTATACTTTTAAAAGTCTCCAGCGGTACTAAAAATATAATCTTTATGGTGCCACTTCATCGATAGAATCAAGCCAATTCCAATCATATTTCCTAATAAGGCTGATCCCCCTTGAGATACAAATGGTAGCGGGATACCAGTCAATGGTAAAAGATCAATTCCCATTCCGATATTTTCAAAAACGTGGAATAAAATCATCATGATAATTCCTGTAGAAATATAAGAGTAAAATGCATTTTTTGTTTCAAAAGTAATTTTGACCATTTGAAAAATTAAATAGAAATAAATCAAAATCAAAGCACAACATCCTACAAAACCTAATGATTCTCCAATAACTGAGAAAACCATATCGGAAGTTCTAACAGGAACATAAACACTAATTTTACCAAAACCATGTCCCCAGATTTGACCTGATCCAACCGCCTTCATACTTTGCCACAATTGATAAGCACCTGACGAAGTATCTTGAGATGGATTCAACCAAGAGTTAATTCTTTGAAACTGGTAGGCCCTAAAGTTAAATGCACTTCCTAAAAATGCTTGTCCACCGGGGGTAGTAACCAGTAAGATTGCTGCTGCACCAATAATAAACACAACACCATATACTGGGATGATAATTTTCCAAGTAATTCCTGAAACTAAAATTACCCCACCAACAATTGCAAAGAACACAAGCATGGTACCGAAGTCATTTTGTAGCTTTAACAAAACTGCAACTGGAATTAACCATGCAAATATTTTACCAATCAAAAGCCAATCTGTTTTAAAAGTATGGGCATACTGTTCATTATGCCGCTCTACTACTCTCGCTAACATTAAGATAAAGGCAGGTTTCATAATTTCAGAGGGTTGAAAAGTTAATGGTCCTAATTTAAACCAACTCTTCGCACCGGTATCGGCAAATACTTGCCGGTTATACAAGAATAAAACTGCAATTAATAAAATTATTCCAATCCCATAAGCAATTGGAGCAATTTTAAAAAGTTGTTCTGCATCAAATTGCATTACGAAAATCACCAGTGCAATTGATACCAGATACCAAACTGCTTGAGTAATAACTGCTTTTACTGGACTACCCATTTTAGGATCATTCACAGTTGCGACCCAAATACCGTATAGACTGATGACGGCTAATAAAAAGACTGGAATTACTACACCCCATGCGATGCGATCATACCAATCTGCTTTATTTTCAACTTTTGTCATTGTATATCCCTACTTTGTTTATTTCTCATGCAAAGTAAAGTATGAAAGTAATTCATTAATAGCACTTTCTAAAGTCTTGGAATAGAGACTGTGATTTGTTTTGGAAGATACTACATGGTAGCGTTCTTCTTCTTGTTCAATAATTCCAATAGAACGTTTGCCAGGAATAACAACTTCCCAGGTAGGTGCTGAAGTGCCTTTTCTTTCATTAACTTCAATATCAATACTTTCCAATTTTCTAGACATATATATTCTCCTACTTTTTATTCGAATGAAATGCCTGCGCAATAATTTCATCTTCATATCGTTCAGGATGAGGATTACGACGCAGGGTAAAATAATCCGGTACTGGATCTACTCCTCCCTTAATAAAAGGATTACAGCGTAATATCCGCGCTAGTCCCATTATTAAGCCTAAAATTGCTCCATGCTTTTTTAAAGCATCAATCATATAGCTTGAACAAGTAGGATAATACCTACATGTTGGTGGCAAAATTGGAGAAATAAATTTCTTATAAACATTTACCAACCCAATTAACAATTTATTCATTTTAACTTAAAAACTCAAAAAAATGAATCCATGTTGTAGGAAAGAAAATTGCAAAAGGATTGCCACTTGCAACACCACATCCAATAAAGGCTCCAAGGAGCATGGTTGCAAACAAGTATAAAATAATCTTTCCCAATTTTTTTAAATGTTTATTTACTAATGAAAAATTAAAACTTGCTCTCTTCATAATTAGTGTCTCTGATGATTTTCAATATTTTTAAGCAACACACCTGTTCCATTTGCAACAGCTTCTAATGGTTCATCAGCCTTTAAAACTGGAACTTGGAGATAATAAGTAATTAATTTATCAATATTCTTTAGTAAGGCTCCACCACCTGTTAACATAATACCACGATCGATAATGTCAGCAGACAATTCAGGTGGAGTTTGCTCCAAAACTTCTTTAGTTGCAGCCACAATTGACATTAAACCATCTTCAAGAGCCTTTTGAACTTCTAGCTCGTTAATTGTAACTTGCTTTGGCAATCCGTCAACCATATCACGACCACGAACAGTCATCGTCTTAGTTGGATCCGCTTCAAAAGCGGTCCCAAGTTGAATCTTAATTTGCTCAGCAGTGTGTTGTCCTACTAAAAGATTCTTACTACGTTTAATATAGCTGGCAATGGCCTGATTCATTTTATCCCCGGCCCAACGAAGTGAGCGGGAAGTTACGATTTCTCCCATTGACAAGACAGCAATATCAGTAGTACCACCACCAATATCAATAACCATATTTCCTTGTGGTCTAAAAATATCTAGCCCTGCTCCCACAGCTGCTACTTTAGGTTCAAAGTCTAGATATACTCGGCCTCCACCTGATTTCTCAGCAGCTTGAATAATAGCTTTTTGCTCAATTGAAGTAACTCCAGTAGGAGCACAGATTAGAATATTAGGTTTAGACATAAAACCTTTTACGTTTAATTTTTCAATAAAGTAGCTAAGCATTTCTTCTGTAATATCAAAATCTGCAATTACACCATTTTTCAATGGTCTAATTACTCTAATATTACCTGGTGTACGCCCTACCATTTTATATGCCTCAGTACCGACTGCGACAACTTTATCTTTATCAGTATCTACAGCAACAACAGAAGGTTCATTTAAAACGATACCTTTACCAGATACATTTATTAGAACATTTGCAGTTCCTAAATCAATTCCTATATCTCTTGCCACGCTAGTGCCTCCAGTATTTAATCATTAAAAATTGTAACATAAATACCGCTTTACTTTAAGGACAAGTGTAAAGAAGTGCTTTTCAAAAGCATTTCTTATAAAAATCATTAAAAAAGCATTTTTAAAGCTAAGGATTGATCCACTAATGCCAAAATAAATTGTCCAACTATAAACCCTAAGGCAATCGACACAAATAGTAAAAATACTTGAATTTCAAATGTGTGTCCCTTTTTAAATAACTGGTCCACTCTCAGACCTCTCACTGCTCTGAACGAAAATGCAATCGTCACTAAATATGTGATTAGACTAACAATTGCATGAACTCCTACTTGTTTCATCATATAATTTTCTCCATAAAAAAAGACGAACTCATCGTTCGTCTTTCTCATTTCTATTTACCGTAATTTTCACGTACATGTAATCTATTAACCGCACGACGTAAAGCAATTTCAGCTTCTAGCATTTCTCTTTCGTTGTGCTTCTCTTTAGCTTCTTGCATATGTTGTTCAGCACGCTTCTTAGCTGATTGTGCACGTTTAACATCAATATTGCGAGCCCGTTCAGCACTGTCAGCAATAATGGTTGCTTCATTATTTGAAAATTCAATATAGCCCCCATTAACAGCAATATGGTCAATACGATCATTCATTTCATGCGTTCTTTTTACCCGAACTTCACCAATAGATAAAGGAGTAACAATTGGAAGGTGATCATACATAATTGCACGATCTCCATCAATTGCGCGCATTGCTACCATCGTAGCATTATGCGAATAGACAATACCATCAGGTGTTACAACGCTAACTTTTATAATTTTTTCTGGATCTGCCATAACGCATCACCCTACTTTGCTTCTAGCATTGCTTTTGCTTCAGGATTTTTAGGAGTAACTCCCATCTTTTCAGCTTGCTTAATAACATCCTCAATTGGACCAACGTTACGGAAAGCATCTTCTGGAAGATCATCTAATTTACCATCAATGATCATCTTGAAGCCTTTAATTGTTTCCTTGATTGGTACATATGAACCTGGAATACCAGTAAATTGTTCAGCAACAAAGAAGTTTTGTGAAAGGAAGAATTGAATCTTTCTTGCGCGTTCAACAATTAACTTCTCATCATCTGATAATTCATCCATACCTAAAACAGAAATAATATCTTGCAATTCTTGGTAACGTTGCAAAATATGTTGAACCTTAACAGCTACTTCATAGTGTTCTTCACCAACAATTTCTGGATCTAAGGCACTAGAAGTTGATTCAAGTGGATCAACAGCTGGGTAAATACCTTGTTCAACCAAACGACGTTCTAGGTTAGTAGTAGCATCTAGGTGAGCGAATGTAGTTGCAGGAGCCGGGTCAGTATAGTCATCAGCTGGCACATAAACGGCTTGAATTGAAGTAATAGATCCCTTCTTAGTAGAAGTAATCCGTTCTTGCAATTGACCCATTTCAGTTGCCAAAGTTGGTTGGTAACCAACGGCACTTGGCATACGACCAAGTAAAGCAGAAACTTCAGAACCTGCCTGAGTGAAACGGAAAATATTATCAATAAATAATAATACGTCCAAACCTTCAACATCACGGAAGTATTCCGCAATAGTCAAACCAGTTAATGCAACACGCATTCTGGCACCAGGTGGCTCATTCATCTGACCAAAGACCATAGCAGTTTTAGATAAAACGCCAGATGCCTTCATTTCAAAGTAAAGGTCGTTACCTTCACGTGTTCTTTCCCCAACACCAGTAAATACAGAAATACCACCGTGTTCTTGGGCAATATTATGAATCAATTCCTGAATAATAGTTGTCTTACCAACACCGGCACCACCGAATAGACCAACCTTACCACCACGAACATATGGTTCAAGTAAGTCAATAACTTTAATACCAGTTTCTAGAATTTCTTCACTTGTGCTTAGTTCATCGTACTTAGGTGCTTCTTTATGAATACCTTCACGTTTTACATCTTTACCTAGAGCAGGACCACCATCAATTGGATCACCTAATACGTTAAAGACACGTCCTAAAGTGTCTTTACCAACAGGAACAGAAATTGGAGCACCTGTGTCTTCAACTTCCATACCACGTCTTAAACCGTCGGTAGATTCCATTGAGATAGTTCTTAAAACACCGTCACCAAGTTCTAGTGTAACTTCAAGAACAAGAGTATCACCATTGTTGTTTGTGACACGTAAGGCGTTATTAATATCAGGCAAATCTTTATCTAGTGGGAATTCCACGTCAACGACAGGTCCAATAACTTGGACAATTTCGCCTTTACTCAAAACATCTACCTCCTTTTCTATTTTATTCTAAGGCATTTGCACCACCAATAATTTCAGTAATTTCGGTAGTAATTTGTGCCTGTCTTGCTCGATTCAATTTAGTCTTCAAACCAGAAACAACATCATCTGCATTTTGAGATGCACTCTGCATCGCTGTCATTGAACTTGCATGCTCAGCAGTTTTAGCATCCAAAATAGCTCCAAAGATCATTGATTTAGCAAATTGAGGTAAAACTGTCTTCAATACTGAATCAATATCTGGCTCAATAATGTAGTCTTTTGGCATTGTATCTTTATGATTAATATCAATATCAGAAATTGGTAACATGCTTTCTACTCTAAAAGCAGAAGTCAACGTATTTACGTGGTGAGTATAACAAACAAAAAGTTCATCATAAACGCCATTTAAGTACATCTTTACAGCGGTTTGAACAATATCTCTAACTTCATTGTAAGTTGGGACATCGCTTACCCCACTATATTCATATACCACATTAAGATTTTGCTTCTTAAAGAATTGTGCTGCAACGCTACCAACTGCCAAAATTTTAACATCTTTATTTTGGGCATCAGCATCTTTAAAGATACTCATCATATTCTTAATAACTTGACTGTTATAAGAACCAACTAAACCTCTATCTCCACTAATTACTAAGTAACCAGTCGATTTGATTTCTTTACGAGGTTGAACTAAAGATGCTAAAGTACCTAAATCGAAGAAACTACTATAATCAATATTAGATTGACCGCTAAATTCACTATATTCATTTGTCTCTTTACCTAATTGATTCACAATTTGTGAACTCATCAGATGAGAAACGGTTGCTCTAACTTTATCGTTATAAATAGTATATTCTTGATCAAGTTTTTCAGTTCTATTCAATTTAACACCTGAAACCATTCTCATAGCTTCAGTTATTTGACCTGTTTTCTGAATTGAAGCAATCTTTTTTTTCAGTTCAAGGAGAGATTCTGCCAATGAAAAAACCTCCTCTTCTATTTCTTACTGATTGAAAAACCTTCGTTGAAGTTCTTTAAAGCTTCATTAAGCTTATCTTCCTCAGGTAAATCTCCTGTAGTACGGATTACATCAAGTAAGTCGTTATAGTTACTTGCAAAGTAATCATATAATTCAAGTTCATAACGTTGAATATCAGGTACAGGAATTGCATCCAAAAAGCCATGTGTCAAAGCATAAAGAATTAATACTTCATCTTCAACAGGAAGTGGCTTATGTAGTGGCTGCTTCAATACTTCAACAGTACGACGTCCACGATTTAACTTAGCTTGAGTAGCTTGATCAAGATCACTACCAAATTGAGCAAAACTTTCAAGCTCTCTATATGATGCCAAGTCCACACGCAATGTACCTGCAACCTTTTTCATAGCCTTGATTTGTGCGCTACCACCAACACGGGAAACTGATTCACCGGCATTAATGGCAGGACGTGTACCAGCAAAGAATAGATCAGCTTCCAAGAAAATCTGTCCATCAGTAATGGAAATAACGTTAGTTGGAATATAAGCTGAAATATCCCCAGCTTGGGTTTGAATAAATGGTAAGGCAGTCATTGAACCGCCACCAAGTTTCTTATTCAACTTAGCACTACGTTCTAGTAAACGAGAGTGTAAGTAGAAAACATCACCTGGATAAGCTTCACGACCAGGTGGACGACGAAGAAGTAAGGAAATTTCACGGTATGCAACGGCTTGCTTACTCAAGTCATCAAATACGATTAATACATCCTTACCATTGTACATAAACTCTTCACCCATTGCAGTTCCTGCATATGGAGCGATATAAAGCATTGGTGCTGGTTCACTAGGACCGGCTTCTACTACAATAGTGTAGTCCATAGCACCAAATCGTTTTAAAGTTTCAACAGAGTTTTTAACTGTTGATTCCTTTTGACCAATGGCAACGTAAATACAAATAACATCTTGGCCCTTTTGATTAATGATTGTATCTAGTGCAAGAGCAGTTTTACCTGTCTTACGGTCACCAATAATTAATTCACGCTGTCCACGACCAATTGGAACTAAAGCATCGATAGCTTTAATACCAGTTTGTAAAGGCTGGTTAACGGATTGTCTATCCATAACTCC encodes:
- a CDS encoding ISL3-like element ISLjo2 family transposase: MSSLNDYIKFTLDIEDKNIIFSDYSNENINSKIYKIYLAELIQPTCPYCRSTNLKHNGHYVSNVRFITADASKPVTIRLRKQRVLCNYCLKRSMAQSNLVNKGCYISNTSKRKILSALTEDRSMTSIAREHNVSVNTVQRVLEVCSSKFYDAFDHLPEHLAFDEFKGVGKKLHFICLDGDTHKVVQILRTRFKPDILRYFYKFTPKARAMVKTVTMDLNCYYPLVARELFPNAQIVIDRFHMVQMLTRSFNIFRVQIMKQFNKRSREYKLLKSPWKLYLMKYDKLNKTTPYYDWHFKDCLTQEHVVLDGLDCDQTLENTYWVMQDFMTAIQDNDEKKVIHLLHSKQNVGKQMHQTLLTFKRNYSGVLNGITSTYSNGCLEGVNRKIKQIERTAYGYRNFKHLLIRIRLEENIIKEKESNSYFLAA
- a CDS encoding FtsW/RodA/SpoVE family cell cycle protein; translation: MTKVENKADWYDRIAWGVVIPVFLLAVISLYGIWVATVNDPKMGSPVKAVITQAVWYLVSIALVIFVMQFDAEQLFKIAPIAYGIGIILLIAVLFLYNRQVFADTGAKSWFKLGPLTFQPSEIMKPAFILMLARVVERHNEQYAHTFKTDWLLIGKIFAWLIPVAVLLKLQNDFGTMLVFFAIVGGVILVSGITWKIIIPVYGVVFIIGAAAILLVTTPGGQAFLGSAFNFRAYQFQRINSWLNPSQDTSSGAYQLWQSMKAVGSGQIWGHGFGKISVYVPVRTSDMVFSVIGESLGFVGCCALILIYFYLIFQMVKITFETKNAFYSYISTGIIMMILFHVFENIGMGIDLLPLTGIPLPFVSQGGSALLGNMIGIGLILSMKWHHKDYIFSTAGDF
- a CDS encoding DUF2969 domain-containing protein, translated to MSRKLESIDIEVNERKGTSAPTWEVVIPGKRSIGIIEQEEERYHVVSSKTNHSLYSKTLESAINELLSYFTLHEK
- the yidD gene encoding membrane protein insertion efficiency factor YidD, yielding MNKLLIGLVNVYKKFISPILPPTCRYYPTCSSYMIDALKKHGAILGLIMGLARILRCNPFIKGGVDPVPDYFTLRRNPHPERYEDEIIAQAFHSNKK
- a CDS encoding DNA-directed RNA polymerase subunit beta, producing MKRASFNFSLVNKHLKKLGKIILYLFATMLLGAFIGCGVASGNPFAIFFPTTWIHFFEFLS
- a CDS encoding rod shape-determining protein yields the protein MARDIGIDLGTANVLINVSGKGIVLNEPSVVAVDTDKDKVVAVGTEAYKMVGRTPGNIRVIRPLKNGVIADFDITEEMLSYFIEKLNVKGFMSKPNILICAPTGVTSIEQKAIIQAAEKSGGGRVYLDFEPKVAAVGAGLDIFRPQGNMVIDIGGGTTDIAVLSMGEIVTSRSLRWAGDKMNQAIASYIKRSKNLLVGQHTAEQIKIQLGTAFEADPTKTMTVRGRDMVDGLPKQVTINELEVQKALEDGLMSIVAATKEVLEQTPPELSADIIDRGIMLTGGGALLKNIDKLITYYLQVPVLKADEPLEAVANGTGVLLKNIENHQRH
- a CDS encoding DUF1146 family protein; translated protein: MMKQVGVHAIVSLITYLVTIAFSFRAVRGLRVDQLFKKGHTFEIQVFLLFVSIALGFIVGQFILALVDQSLALKMLF
- a CDS encoding F0F1 ATP synthase subunit epsilon; translation: MADPEKIIKVSVVTPDGIVYSHNATMVAMRAIDGDRAIMYDHLPIVTPLSIGEVRVKRTHEMNDRIDHIAVNGGYIEFSNNEATIIADSAERARNIDVKRAQSAKKRAEQHMQEAKEKHNEREMLEAEIALRRAVNRLHVRENYGK
- the atpD gene encoding F0F1 ATP synthase subunit beta, translating into MSKGEIVQVIGPVVDVEFPLDKDLPDINNALRVTNNNGDTLVLEVTLELGDGVLRTISMESTDGLRRGMEVEDTGAPISVPVGKDTLGRVFNVLGDPIDGGPALGKDVKREGIHKEAPKYDELSTSEEILETGIKVIDLLEPYVRGGKVGLFGGAGVGKTTIIQELIHNIAQEHGGISVFTGVGERTREGNDLYFEMKASGVLSKTAMVFGQMNEPPGARMRVALTGLTIAEYFRDVEGLDVLLFIDNIFRFTQAGSEVSALLGRMPSAVGYQPTLATEMGQLQERITSTKKGSITSIQAVYVPADDYTDPAPATTFAHLDATTNLERRLVEQGIYPAVDPLESTSSALDPEIVGEEHYEVAVKVQHILQRYQELQDIISVLGMDELSDDEKLIVERARKIQFFLSQNFFVAEQFTGIPGSYVPIKETIKGFKMIIDGKLDDLPEDAFRNVGPIEDVIKQAEKMGVTPKNPEAKAMLEAK
- a CDS encoding F0F1 ATP synthase subunit gamma; translated protein: MAESLLELKKKIASIQKTGQITEAMRMVSGVKLNRTEKLDQEYTIYNDKVRATVSHLMSSQIVNQLGKETNEYSEFSGQSNIDYSSFFDLGTLASLVQPRKEIKSTGYLVISGDRGLVGSYNSQVIKNMMSIFKDADAQNKDVKILAVGSVAAQFFKKQNLNVVYEYSGVSDVPTYNEVRDIVQTAVKMYLNGVYDELFVCYTHHVNTLTSAFRVESMLPISDIDINHKDTMPKDYIIEPDIDSVLKTVLPQFAKSMIFGAILDAKTAEHASSMTAMQSASQNADDVVSGLKTKLNRARQAQITTEITEIIGGANALE
- the atpA gene encoding F0F1 ATP synthase subunit alpha, whose product is MSIKAEEISALIKQQLEKYDDKLNVNEVGTVTYVGDGIARAHGLNNVLSSELLQFSNGSYGIAQNLEANDVGIIILGRFDDIREGDQVKRTGRIMEVPVGDQLIGRVVNPLGQPVDGLGEIKTDKTRPIESKAPGVMDRQSVNQPLQTGIKAIDALVPIGRGQRELIIGDRKTGKTALALDTIINQKGQDVICIYVAIGQKESTVKNSVETLKRFGAMDYTIVVEAGPSEPAPMLYIAPYAGTAMGEEFMYNGKDVLIVFDDLSKQAVAYREISLLLRRPPGREAYPGDVFYLHSRLLERSAKLNKKLGGGSMTALPFIQTQAGDISAYIPTNVISITDGQIFLEADLFFAGTRPAINAGESVSRVGGSAQIKAMKKVAGTLRVDLASYRELESFAQFGSDLDQATQAKLNRGRRTVEVLKQPLHKPLPVEDEVLILYALTHGFLDAIPVPDIQRYELELYDYFASNYNDLLDVIRTTGDLPEEDKLNEALKNFNEGFSISKK